In Candidatus Zixiibacteriota bacterium, the following proteins share a genomic window:
- a CDS encoding ATP-binding protein, producing MEKTNKHSPTRTHSKFSGGPAQVAESADRPPTDLFADLEATLDQVAESNPRLADETTEINTRQSDLRALLEVSMAVNSSLVLDDVLQLVMMKAIELMQAERGLIMLLDDTGDLQVRAVYNLCREDMVQEEFKISTSIARQVARSGRSIYTSDAQNDDRYAQQQSVIELHLRSIMCVPIKIKDRTLGVIYLDNSSEARMFLKSDLYLFELYAQMVANALHNAHVYDHVLRLEQYNDSVVSNSPVGIVVIDARGRILTINPAALEIFDLDKDKIKDFRTGTEPTRFLDTLPESQMQRWQTMINMVLTTGHEVSEPRFYHHTRYLEKVLSLKISPLDNLPDGRDGLIMAIEDITEKVTMEQYVILSEKLVARGEMAASVAHELNNYLSIIANNAELMSVNIDREKFDKVKFNAKSITDNIFKIKKFVDNLMDFSKPEPEYISYDIKHLIDDLLFSLQIQPRFKLVHFTIDLADDIPPVEMDVGQIQQVLLNLLNNASDAIEDRVIAEDADPAESKREIEIKAWFDRGKDSLATSVRDNGTGMSAGTQAKIFNLHFTTKKGGHGLGLYNCKAIIEQHGGELTVSSEPGRSTTFTLILPRMQKH from the coding sequence ATGGAAAAGACTAACAAGCACTCGCCAACCAGGACCCATTCGAAATTCTCCGGCGGCCCCGCCCAGGTGGCGGAATCTGCAGACCGGCCGCCCACCGATCTTTTCGCCGATCTCGAAGCCACGCTCGACCAGGTGGCGGAGTCCAATCCCCGTCTGGCCGACGAGACCACCGAAATCAACACCCGCCAGTCCGACCTTCGGGCTCTGCTCGAAGTCTCCATGGCGGTCAATTCATCACTCGTGCTGGACGACGTTCTTCAGCTCGTCATGATGAAAGCGATCGAGCTGATGCAGGCCGAGCGCGGCCTGATCATGCTGCTCGACGATACCGGTGACCTTCAGGTCAGAGCTGTCTACAATCTGTGTCGCGAAGACATGGTGCAGGAGGAATTCAAGATTTCGACCAGTATCGCCCGGCAGGTCGCCCGGAGCGGACGGTCAATTTATACTTCGGATGCGCAGAACGATGACCGTTATGCCCAGCAGCAGTCAGTGATCGAGCTTCACCTCCGCTCGATCATGTGCGTGCCGATCAAAATCAAGGACCGCACCCTCGGTGTCATCTACCTCGACAATTCGAGTGAGGCCCGGATGTTTCTCAAGTCCGACCTCTACCTGTTTGAGCTCTACGCCCAGATGGTGGCCAATGCTCTGCATAACGCCCACGTCTATGACCACGTGCTCAGGCTCGAGCAGTACAACGATTCGGTGGTCTCCAACTCACCGGTGGGAATTGTCGTAATCGATGCGCGCGGGCGTATTCTGACAATCAACCCGGCGGCGCTCGAGATCTTCGATCTCGATAAAGACAAAATCAAAGACTTCCGGACCGGAACCGAACCGACCCGCTTTCTGGACACCCTGCCGGAATCGCAGATGCAGCGCTGGCAGACCATGATAAACATGGTTCTGACCACCGGCCACGAAGTCTCCGAGCCGCGTTTCTATCATCACACGCGCTACCTCGAGAAAGTCCTCTCGCTGAAGATCTCGCCCCTGGATAATCTCCCCGACGGCCGTGACGGCCTTATCATGGCAATCGAGGATATCACTGAGAAAGTCACCATGGAGCAGTATGTCATCCTGTCGGAGAAGCTGGTGGCGCGCGGCGAGATGGCCGCGTCGGTGGCGCACGAGCTCAACAACTATCTCTCGATTATCGCCAACAACGCCGAGCTGATGTCTGTGAATATAGACCGCGAAAAGTTCGACAAGGTGAAATTCAACGCCAAGTCAATTACCGACAATATCTTCAAGATAAAGAAATTTGTCGACAACCTGATGGACTTCTCCAAGCCCGAGCCGGAGTACATCAGCTACGATATCAAGCACCTAATCGACGATCTTTTGTTCTCACTGCAGATACAGCCTCGCTTCAAGCTCGTACACTTTACGATCGACCTGGCCGATGATATCCCGCCGGTCGAGATGGATGTCGGCCAGATTCAACAGGTGCTGCTCAACCTGCTCAATAATGCCTCCGACGCGATCGAGGATCGTGTAATTGCCGAGGACGCCGACCCGGCCGAGTCCAAGCGCGAAATTGAGATCAAGGCCTGGTTCGACCGCGGCAAAGACTCGCTGGCCACGAGCGTGCGAGACAACGGCACCGGCATGTCGGCCGGGACCCAGGCGAAGATCTTCAACCTGCACTTTACCACCAAGAAGGGCGGGCACGGTCTCGGTTTGTACAACTGCAAGGCGATTATCGAGCAGCACGGCGGCGAGCTGACTGTCAGCTCCGAGCCGGGACGGAGCACTACCTTTACGCTCATCTTGCCACGGATGCAAAAGCACTGA